The Saprospiraceae bacterium genome includes a window with the following:
- a CDS encoding helix-turn-helix domain-containing protein, whose protein sequence is MPANILTSDDLREFKIELLQEIKQTISTFNRILPEQKRFLRSSEVMELLDISASTLQHLRIKKILPYSKIGATMYYDWQDIIIILEQNKKTPKAKVNNSFPKF, encoded by the coding sequence ATGCCAGCAAATATTCTTACTTCTGATGACCTGAGAGAGTTTAAAATTGAACTCCTGCAGGAGATTAAACAAACAATCTCCACTTTTAACAGAATTCTTCCGGAACAAAAGAGATTTCTTCGCTCATCTGAAGTGATGGAATTACTGGACATTTCCGCATCCACTTTGCAACATCTGCGAATAAAGAAAATATTGCCATATTCCAAAATTGGAGCTACCATGTACTACGATTGGCAAGACATCATAATAATTCTGGAGCAAAACAAAAAAACACCCAAAGCCAAAGTAAATAACTCCTTCCCAAAATTTTGA
- a CDS encoding RteC domain-containing protein: protein MLLQKLQGCVQDFDTKCQGYRHVSKLPIKVIKERWGFIETILNELQEEENKYTFQEEEEEIQYYKTDKPELTRYFHYYKKLLNIEARRPFGDKNYYQEALNQLKNDSLNIIDEIVYFRTQDSDSDKEWFVRNSTKVDIIAIIISYEMIEKYLEICLGQSDGNQLTPMFHLEWTRPKIEYVELVNYCNLKGCFNNGKASLDEIHRTLSHFWGVEINDIHIYTHELYRRRDPGKFAMECNEILKEKKQELMRL from the coding sequence ATGCTATTGCAGAAGCTACAAGGGTGCGTACAAGATTTTGACACCAAGTGTCAGGGGTACCGCCATGTGAGCAAGCTGCCAATAAAGGTTATTAAAGAAAGATGGGGATTTATTGAAACTATTCTTAACGAACTCCAAGAAGAAGAGAACAAATATACATTCCAAGAGGAGGAGGAAGAAATACAATACTACAAAACAGATAAACCGGAGCTCACAAGGTATTTTCACTATTACAAGAAATTACTTAATATTGAAGCAAGAAGGCCATTTGGGGATAAAAATTACTATCAGGAAGCCTTAAATCAATTAAAAAATGATTCATTAAATATCATTGATGAGATTGTGTATTTCAGAACGCAGGATTCAGATAGTGATAAAGAATGGTTTGTCAGGAATTCTACTAAGGTGGACATAATTGCTATTATTATTTCCTACGAAATGATTGAAAAGTATTTGGAAATCTGTCTTGGTCAATCTGATGGAAATCAATTGACCCCAATGTTTCATTTGGAGTGGACAAGGCCCAAAATAGAATATGTAGAATTAGTGAACTATTGTAATCTGAAAGGATGTTTTAACAATGGAAAAGCAAGTTTAGATGAAATACATAGAACCTTGAGTCATTTTTGGGGCGTTGAGATTAATGATATTCATATCTATACCCACGAGTTGTATAGGAGAAGGGATCCAGGTAAATTTGCTATGGAATGTAATGAGATTTTGAAAGAAAAGAAACAAGAGCTTATGAGGCTGTAA
- a CDS encoding IS256 family transposase, with protein MQSNNINFDFTDIFKNVKDINDFEVAMNGIYKIGIQHLLNSEMSHLLGYDKHSIKGNNSGNSRNGSYGKKVKTTQGEIEVQVPRDRNSEFDPLVLPKGQTTTAKVESVITSLYAKGMSTQDVADQIEQIYGFNVSKSFVSDITNKMLPSILEWQNRPLEPIYYITWMDCICFKIRQDNKVINKSIYLVIGLKPDGFKEILGIWIAETESASFWLSVLSELKDRGVKSILIACTDNLTGFTTAIQASFPDTVTQLCIVHQIRNSVKFVPWKDRRAFLADLKTVYAALNMETALIAFEAFKAKWGSKYAYAIKSWEANWSNLSPMFQYPTNIRKIMYTTNTIEGLNRAIRKFTKTKTLFPNDQAALKSVYLAIQQIQVKWTMPIHNWHITHNEILIIFEDNLIQP; from the coding sequence ATGCAAAGTAACAACATTAATTTTGATTTTACAGACATTTTTAAGAATGTAAAGGACATCAACGACTTCGAAGTTGCCATGAATGGTATTTACAAAATTGGTATTCAACACCTCCTCAACTCTGAGATGAGTCATTTGCTGGGGTATGACAAACATTCCATAAAAGGTAATAATTCCGGCAACTCCCGAAATGGTTCTTATGGGAAAAAGGTCAAGACAACTCAAGGCGAGATCGAAGTCCAGGTCCCTAGAGATCGTAATAGTGAATTTGACCCCTTGGTACTCCCTAAAGGGCAAACCACAACGGCTAAAGTAGAATCTGTCATCACTTCCCTTTACGCTAAAGGTATGAGTACTCAAGATGTAGCAGATCAAATCGAACAGATATACGGTTTTAACGTCTCTAAATCATTTGTTTCTGATATCACCAATAAGATGCTCCCTTCCATCCTAGAGTGGCAAAACAGGCCCTTAGAGCCCATTTATTACATCACCTGGATGGATTGTATTTGTTTCAAAATACGCCAAGATAACAAGGTGATCAATAAAAGTATCTATTTAGTTATTGGTCTGAAACCTGATGGATTTAAAGAGATCTTAGGCATTTGGATAGCTGAGACGGAGTCCGCATCTTTTTGGCTCTCCGTACTCTCTGAATTAAAGGATCGTGGCGTAAAATCCATCTTAATAGCTTGTACGGACAACCTTACTGGCTTTACCACTGCCATTCAAGCATCCTTCCCAGATACGGTAACTCAGCTCTGTATTGTCCACCAAATACGTAACTCAGTAAAGTTTGTACCATGGAAAGATAGAAGGGCCTTCCTGGCTGATTTAAAAACTGTTTATGCCGCTTTAAATATGGAAACTGCTCTCATTGCTTTTGAAGCTTTTAAAGCAAAATGGGGGTCTAAATATGCCTATGCCATTAAAAGTTGGGAAGCAAACTGGTCAAATCTATCTCCCATGTTTCAGTATCCTACTAACATTCGTAAAATTATGTATACCACTAATACCATTGAAGGCCTCAACAGAGCCATCAGAAAATTTACCAAAACCAAAACACTTTTTCCAAATGATCAGGCAGCCTTGAAATCTGTATATCTTGCTATTCAGCAAATTCAAGTTAAATGGACAATGCCAATTCATAACTGGCATATTACTCATAATGAAATTTTAATTATCTTTGAGGATAATTTGATTCAGCCATAA
- a CDS encoding response regulator transcription factor, with product MNNQMCNIAILDNVLMLDKNLELSEKLKKEHFNIVYIGSELNEILAIENQKIDIFIIGNLGSKDYMNMIYEYVSNQNLASKIIFILAKCDINCVLSYINSNVYAMLTYKEYNDLEKIIDAVKIGSKYISSELHAPIMQYFIKKQYSHSEILLSGHAHEVLQYLSKGCQYAEIAEKMGFSLDSVRYYIKEIYKTLGVNNKGAAVGLFLRKEIKINTILRDRKKFMKPNSQHHFAENY from the coding sequence ATGAATAATCAAATGTGCAATATTGCCATATTGGATAATGTTTTAATGCTGGATAAAAATCTAGAATTATCTGAAAAATTGAAAAAAGAACATTTTAATATTGTGTACATTGGAAGTGAGTTAAATGAAATATTAGCGATAGAAAATCAAAAAATAGATATATTTATTATTGGTAATTTAGGTTCTAAGGACTACATGAACATGATTTATGAGTATGTGTCAAATCAGAATTTAGCTTCGAAAATTATTTTTATTTTGGCAAAGTGTGATATCAATTGTGTATTGTCTTATATTAATTCAAATGTTTATGCCATGTTAACATATAAGGAATATAATGATTTGGAAAAGATCATAGATGCAGTAAAAATTGGATCAAAATACATTTCTTCTGAACTCCATGCCCCAATCATGCAGTATTTTATAAAAAAACAGTATTCACATTCAGAAATTTTGTTGTCAGGTCATGCACATGAAGTATTACAATATCTAAGTAAAGGTTGTCAATATGCAGAAATTGCTGAAAAAATGGGTTTTTCATTGGATTCTGTCAGATATTACATTAAGGAAATTTACAAAACGTTAGGCGTAAATAATAAAGGGGCTGCTGTGGGTTTGTTTCTTAGAAAAGAAATTAAGATTAATACAATATTAAGAGATAGGAAGAAATTCATGAAACCTAACTCACAACACCATTTTGCTGAAAATTATTAA
- a CDS encoding response regulator transcription factor — translation MQFLLQQFNPIISSDEIILLHDLISLCNYKTQDNQQIIFLDLHGSELPLEIYQFVFNKFNHVVIISGQSSHAVWAFEYGAIDFMLNPVNTHRVSTTIQKIKPTELIKSLKADNDTIFVKNSRDLIKLNLSEIIYIQAMGNYIRIYLVNNKCITSLEKISFIEHRLPTEQFMRIHKSFIINNRFIKSFDKKEVILINETVLPLSITYRHGLTGKYMGHAVL, via the coding sequence ATGCAATTTTTATTGCAACAATTTAATCCGATCATTTCTTCCGATGAAATCATCTTGCTCCATGATCTAATTTCATTGTGTAACTACAAAACGCAAGATAATCAGCAAATCATCTTTTTGGACCTCCATGGTTCTGAATTACCTTTAGAGATCTATCAATTTGTTTTCAATAAATTTAATCATGTGGTGATTATATCAGGTCAAAGCAGTCATGCCGTTTGGGCATTTGAATATGGTGCTATAGATTTCATGTTGAATCCCGTAAATACACACAGAGTATCCACTACGATTCAAAAAATTAAACCTACTGAACTGATAAAATCCCTAAAAGCAGACAATGATACTATTTTTGTCAAAAATAGTCGAGATCTAATAAAATTAAATCTTAGTGAGATTATTTACATCCAAGCCATGGGTAATTATATTAGAATATATCTTGTAAATAATAAATGTATTACATCTTTAGAGAAAATTTCATTTATTGAGCATAGATTACCGACGGAACAGTTTATGAGAATACACAAGTCTTTCATTATAAATAACAGATTCATTAAATCATTCGATAAAAAAGAAGTAATTTTAATCAATGAAACCGTTTTACCTTTATCTATTACTTATAGACATGGGTTAACTGGTAAATACATGGGGCATGCTGTTTTATAA